Sequence from the Verrucomicrobiota bacterium genome:
CTACCCATCCCGTGGAGCATATCACCAATGGCGTCTTCTTCCGTGGGAAGCGGCCCCTCACCCACGCGTGTGGTGTAGGCTTTAACCACTCCGATCACGCTATCGATGCGGTTCGGGGCGATGCCAGATCCGGTGCAGGCACCGCCGGAGGTGGTGTTGGAACTGGTGACGAAGGGGTAGGTGCCATGGTCGATATCCAGGAAGGTCCCCTGGGCTCCCTCGAACAGGATTTCCTTCTTCGCATCCATCGCCTTGTGGAGATAGGTGACGGTGTTCGTGATAAAGGGCTTCAGGATCTTGGCGGCGGCTGTGTACTCGGCCAGCACCTTGGCACCATTGATCGGCTTGCCTCCCAAGCTCTTGATCACGGCATTGTTCTCCTTGATGCGTTGAGCAAGTTTCTGTTTGAAGACTTCGGGACGGATTAGATCGGCCATGCGTAGGCCTGTGCGGGCAGCCTTGTCACCGTAGGCGGGACCGATCCCCCTCTTGGTAGTGCCGATCTTGTTCTTACCCTTGAGGGCTTCCCGGCGTTCGTCGATGGACCTGTGATAGGGCATCACAAGATGGGCGCTGTCACTGATGAGCAAATTCTTGCCGACCTTGATTCCCCGTTCCTGGAGTCCCTTGATCTCAACCACCAGGGCGACCGGATCGATCACGACGCCGTTGCCGATCACGCAGATCTTTCCCTTGCGCAGGATTCCGGAGGGAATCAGGTGGAGGACATACTTTTTGTCACCGTCGACGATCGTGTGGCCGGCGTTATTCCCTCCCTGGCTACGAACCACGATATCCATGTCGCCGGTCAGGACATCGATGATTTTTCCTTTGCCCTCATCTCCCCACTGGGAGCCTACAAGAATGGTGTTTGACATGGTATTGAAGCTAAAAAACCGGATCAGAGTCCGGACAAGTGGTTAAAAATCGCCACACCTCTAAAGGAATGCAAGGAGAAAGCCCTTCTGTGTTCCATCGGCAAGAGACGATCAGCACGAAGATCGGTATTATGATGAGATTGAAAGAACTCCCCCATTCCGGATAAAACGTCTCCATGGCTCAAGAACCCCGTCACTGGCTCGTCAAATCGGAACCCTCGGCCTACGCATGGGAAGATCTTGTAAAGGATGGTAAAACCGCTTGGACCGGCGTCCGGAACTTTCAAGCCCGTAATAATCTACGCGCCATGAAGAAGGATGACCTTGTTCTCTTCTATCAGAGCGTCACCGATCCCTCGGTGATGGGGATCTCCAAAGTGATGAAGGAGGCTTACGCCGATGCCACCGCGACGGAGGGTGACTGGAGTTGCGTCGATCTGGCTGCCGTGAAGGCACTCCCCACCCCTGTGACGCTCAAGGAGATCAAGGAGGATCGCTCCCTAGCCGAGATCTCGCTCATTAAGCAGTCCCGACTCAGCGTCATGCCTGTAAAGCCTGAGGAGTATGCAAGGATCCTGGAAATGGGCGCCAAGATCTAAGAACTAGGGCATTTTTGATTTATTCTGATGCATTTGCAGTAAGACAGAAATGTATCACGCGGAGGCGCAGAGAACGCGGTGGATAGAGATGAAATCATTACGTCCGATTTCAGTGAATGAGTGGGGGCTAATCATCACTATCCAATTTCATTAGAAAAAACTCTGCGTTCTCCGCGCCTCTGCGGGAAAATATGCAGTCTGTTTAGCGAACTCTGCGCGAGTTTTATCGGATGCCCTACTCGTCGAGCACGGCCAGATCGCTTGCGGTGACCCGCAGGACCTCCTCCAGTGAGGTCAGTCCCATGGAGGCCTTGCGCCAACCATCCTTTCTGAGGGGAATCATTCCGTCTTTGACAGCCTGTTCAGCAAGTTCGTTGCCCGTGGCCCGCTTCTGAAACAGCTCCTGCAAGGCATGGGTCACAAGACAGATCTCCATGATGGCCAGCCGGCCGGCATAGCCGCTCTGCCTGCAAGACTGACATCCCACGGGTTGCCGCAGACCTACCGCCAGCTCCATCGGAAAACCGATGCCTTCCAGTTCCGCCGCAGATATCTCCGAGGGCTTGGAGCATTTCGGGCAGAGTTTCCTGACAAGGCGCTGTGCCAAGAACGCACGGACGGAAGAGCCCACAAGGAATGGCTCTACTCCCATGTCGATAAGTCGGGTGATGCCGCCGACAGCATCGTTCGTATGGAGCGTGCTGAAGACCAGGTGACCGGTCTGTGCCGCACGAATCGCGATCTCGACCGTCTCGCGGTCGCGCATCTCACCGATCATCACGACGTTCGGGTCACCGCGGAGAATGCTTCGCAGGGCGTTGGCAAAGGTCAGGTCGATCTCCGGCTTCACCGCGATCTGGATGACCCCGTCGATCTTGTGCTCCACAGGATCCTCGATCGTGATGATCCGGCGTTCCTTCACATTGAGAGCGCTGAGGAACGTGTAGAGCGATGTACTCTTGCCACAACCGGTGGGACCGGTCACCAGGACAATGCCGTTCGGCATCGCGATCAATGAGCGGATGATCTTCTCGACGCCCTCCTCCAGACCGAGGCGCTTGAAATCGAACTGCTCGGCACCTAGCAAACGGAGGCTGACATTCTCCCCGTGCACACAGGGGATCGTCGCGACACGCACGTCGATGGGACGGCCCTTGTGCTCGAGTGCGATACGGCCATCCTGCGGCAATCGCCGCTCGGCGATGTCCAGTGAAGCCATGATTTTCAGACGCGAGGTCACGGAATCCTGAAGAACCCGGATATTCGGCGGAACGGGGGCCTCGTGCAGGACACCGTCGATGCGGTAGCGGATACGGAGATCGTGGCCGAGCGGCTCAAAGTGAATATCGGTGGCCCCCTGCTGAAGCCCCTCGCGCAGAATCTGATTCACGAACTTCATGACCGAGGCCTCGGGATCCTCGCCGTCTAGGACATTGACCTCCTCTTTCTCGACAAAGGCCTCCTCGTCCCGTCCCTCCAGCAACTCCTCGAAGGTCTCGGCACCGACGCCATAGGCAGCCTTCACGGCTTCGGTCAGACGGCGGCGCGTCGTCATCACAAGATGGACAACACCCGGGTGATGGTGGGTGACTGCTTGCCAGGCGGCATGGTCGAAGGGATCCCAGATCAGGAGACTCAGTTCATCTGAAGAAGATGTCGTTTTTTCCTCCAGCGGATTGTTCTCATTGCCTTGTTCCCGGGGCTGCTCGGGCAGAATCTGGAAGCCGAGGGCAAGCCTTGCGGGAAACGTGGAACGGACATTCTCGGCCGGAGTCACCTGATCCTCCTCCCTCCACTCTATGCTGAGGAGAGAGGCCAACTCCTTCATGAAATCGTTTTCGGGGACGGTACCCGTGGCGATGACAGCAGCGACCTGGGACTGCTGCGAAAAAGCCGCCCGAGCAAGGGCCTCCCTCACAACATCCAGATCAGCACAGCCGGCTTTTTCAGCTGCAGAGAGCAGCAGATCGGCCAAACCCTGACTCATTGCTGGAGCAGGTTTCTGGAGCGTAGTGTTAGACACGGGGTAACTATCCCTCATCGAGAAACGGCCGCAAGAGCGGATTAAGCCGAACTCCGAAGATGACAGTGATGAGTTGGCATAAGATGCTGGCCGATAGGAGTTGCGAAGATTCCGAGGGCGTATCGATTGATACAGGCGAGGATCGACAAGACTTCTTTGCGGTCAGTAGATTGCGTCAAATCACTCTGCTCAACTTCGGAGTTCGGGTTTAACCCAAAAGGATTCTGGCCGTCACCAGATAACAGGTGACCGTGAAGAGGTCGGCTGCCGCAAGGGTGATCGGGCCCGCCGCAATCT
This genomic interval carries:
- a CDS encoding adenylosuccinate synthase produces the protein MSNTILVGSQWGDEGKGKIIDVLTGDMDIVVRSQGGNNAGHTIVDGDKKYVLHLIPSGILRKGKICVIGNGVVIDPVALVVEIKGLQERGIKVGKNLLISDSAHLVMPYHRSIDERREALKGKNKIGTTKRGIGPAYGDKAARTGLRMADLIRPEVFKQKLAQRIKENNAVIKSLGGKPINGAKVLAEYTAAAKILKPFITNTVTYLHKAMDAKKEILFEGAQGTFLDIDHGTYPFVTSSNTTSGGACTGSGIAPNRIDSVIGVVKAYTTRVGEGPLPTEEDAIGDMLHGMGREFGATTGRARRCGWFDAVATRYATMVNGVDQLAITNLDGLDNVPKILICTGYRIDNKGPVLDTPPTDAGELARCRPVYITMPGWLTPTDSIRKYKDLPSKARRYAETLAKLSGAKLFIVSVGPGRAQTIQL
- a CDS encoding EVE domain-containing protein, translated to MAQEPRHWLVKSEPSAYAWEDLVKDGKTAWTGVRNFQARNNLRAMKKDDLVLFYQSVTDPSVMGISKVMKEAYADATATEGDWSCVDLAAVKALPTPVTLKEIKEDRSLAEISLIKQSRLSVMPVKPEEYARILEMGAKI
- a CDS encoding GspE/PulE family protein, giving the protein MSQGLADLLLSAAEKAGCADLDVVREALARAAFSQQSQVAAVIATGTVPENDFMKELASLLSIEWREEDQVTPAENVRSTFPARLALGFQILPEQPREQGNENNPLEEKTTSSSDELSLLIWDPFDHAAWQAVTHHHPGVVHLVMTTRRRLTEAVKAAYGVGAETFEELLEGRDEEAFVEKEEVNVLDGEDPEASVMKFVNQILREGLQQGATDIHFEPLGHDLRIRYRIDGVLHEAPVPPNIRVLQDSVTSRLKIMASLDIAERRLPQDGRIALEHKGRPIDVRVATIPCVHGENVSLRLLGAEQFDFKRLGLEEGVEKIIRSLIAMPNGIVLVTGPTGCGKSTSLYTFLSALNVKERRIITIEDPVEHKIDGVIQIAVKPEIDLTFANALRSILRGDPNVVMIGEMRDRETVEIAIRAAQTGHLVFSTLHTNDAVGGITRLIDMGVEPFLVGSSVRAFLAQRLVRKLCPKCSKPSEISAAELEGIGFPMELAVGLRQPVGCQSCRQSGYAGRLAIMEICLVTHALQELFQKRATGNELAEQAVKDGMIPLRKDGWRKASMGLTSLEEVLRVTASDLAVLDE